In Flexibacter flexilis DSM 6793, a genomic segment contains:
- a CDS encoding response regulator, producing the protein MEKKILLVEDDILVLKFLTKVLEQHGYSIVATASDAVQVFSYLTSNEVDLILMDIQISGDLDGVETAKKIQEIKDIPIIYLTSSSDAETIERASQSGAYGYLPKPIDRHSLFSTIDLAIYKHSMEQLLKQKNAQLDMILSSTQDIVWSADLENNTMPYINAVAAKIYGQSTEPLEKDLNYWKNIVHPDDHDKIRIIFYKSENTQIDYRIIRPNGETRWLSDHISFRHNSLGKLVGVDGIARDITEQKKIQDELLLHNKALDTTLDAVCIGNMTGKITYGNAALSKLFGFRENDTQVLEQHRFMFIDNTVEDNISEHINCNENWATQTQIFNRQGDSIPILLKVSIIYNQKNEKVGFMRTYNDLREQMKIQQFIRDKEIAEHTAALKQQFLANMSHEIRTPMNGIIGLTDFLLKGNLECEQREQLTIIKQSADYLLTLLNDILDLSKLEAGKTILYPEIAATDRIFAQLKGMFGHLADRKGLKLQFKLGENLPSHVMADAKRVMQIFANLLSNAIKFTEKGSVSISLENYFSKDDRLWLKAEVRDTGIGIKADNIESLFQNFTQLDDSLSRKHEGTGLGLAIVRELVELMEGQITVESELGKGSCFKFFFKVELVPQAAIISHNSEAQNNKMPQLAEGIRVLLVEDNSVNQKVASLWLEAEGCIVRIANNGQEALDIFEENLFDIILMDIQMPIMDGITATQILKKRYQNLPPIIAVSANALDGDKERYIAQGLDDYLAKPVQSHNFLGLIDKWFKNENFKPENTTNKPVIDEAKSWKTAPIFNPNALAFALKSPQKIMTLEMLYESLETDLTTLISNSLLAEQTHDSEQWQREIHTIKGLCGTMGASRLHELCKLIDKHLKAKETPSASLLQQHLEEQYQFLMLEFRKFIENEKAQP; encoded by the coding sequence ATGGAAAAAAAGATATTATTAGTAGAAGACGACATCCTTGTATTAAAATTTTTAACCAAAGTACTTGAGCAACACGGCTACTCCATTGTGGCCACAGCCAGCGACGCGGTGCAAGTATTCTCTTACCTTACTAGCAACGAGGTAGATTTGATACTCATGGATATTCAAATCAGCGGGGATTTGGACGGCGTGGAAACAGCCAAAAAAATTCAGGAAATAAAAGATATACCCATCATCTACCTTACTTCCAGTTCGGACGCAGAGACCATCGAAAGAGCCAGTCAAAGCGGGGCGTATGGCTATTTGCCCAAGCCAATAGACCGACATTCGCTGTTTTCTACCATTGATCTGGCGATTTACAAACACTCGATGGAGCAGCTACTCAAACAAAAAAATGCCCAGTTAGATATGATTTTGAGTAGTACGCAAGACATCGTTTGGTCTGCGGATTTGGAAAACAATACGATGCCCTACATAAATGCCGTAGCCGCCAAAATTTATGGGCAATCCACTGAGCCCTTAGAAAAAGATTTAAATTATTGGAAAAATATTGTCCATCCAGACGATCACGACAAGATTAGAATTATTTTTTATAAATCTGAAAATACACAAATAGACTATCGAATTATTAGACCCAATGGCGAGACACGTTGGTTATCAGACCATATTTCATTTAGACATAACTCTTTGGGTAAATTAGTCGGCGTAGATGGTATTGCACGCGATATTACGGAACAGAAGAAAATTCAGGATGAACTTTTACTTCACAACAAAGCACTAGATACTACCTTAGATGCTGTTTGTATCGGTAATATGACAGGCAAAATTACTTATGGAAATGCGGCACTATCTAAGTTGTTTGGATTCCGAGAAAATGACACACAAGTACTTGAGCAGCACCGCTTTATGTTTATTGATAATACAGTAGAAGATAATATTAGCGAACATATTAATTGCAACGAAAACTGGGCAACTCAAACCCAGATTTTTAACAGGCAAGGAGATTCTATCCCTATCTTACTGAAAGTCAGCATTATTTATAATCAAAAAAATGAAAAAGTTGGTTTTATGCGCACCTATAACGATTTGCGCGAACAAATGAAAATCCAACAATTTATCAGAGATAAAGAAATAGCCGAACACACCGCCGCACTCAAACAACAGTTTTTAGCCAATATGAGCCACGAAATCCGAACGCCCATGAATGGCATTATTGGTCTTACTGATTTTTTGCTAAAAGGAAATTTAGAATGTGAGCAACGCGAGCAGCTTACCATTATCAAACAATCAGCGGATTACTTGCTTACATTGCTCAATGACATTTTGGATTTGTCCAAGCTGGAAGCAGGCAAAACAATTCTTTACCCAGAAATCGCAGCCACAGACCGCATTTTCGCACAACTAAAAGGAATGTTTGGGCATTTGGCTGACCGCAAAGGCCTGAAACTTCAGTTCAAATTGGGGGAAAATCTTCCCTCCCATGTAATGGCTGATGCCAAACGTGTCATGCAAATTTTTGCGAATTTACTTTCTAATGCCATCAAATTCACCGAAAAAGGCAGCGTATCCATTTCGTTAGAAAACTATTTTAGCAAGGATGATCGCCTTTGGCTCAAAGCTGAAGTCCGAGATACGGGTATTGGCATTAAAGCAGATAATATTGAATCTCTTTTTCAAAATTTCACACAATTGGATGACTCCCTTTCGCGCAAACACGAAGGAACAGGACTTGGACTAGCCATTGTACGCGAATTAGTGGAGTTGATGGAAGGCCAGATTACAGTAGAAAGCGAGCTTGGAAAAGGAAGCTGTTTTAAATTTTTCTTTAAAGTAGAATTGGTTCCCCAAGCGGCCATCATTTCACATAATAGTGAAGCACAAAACAATAAAATGCCACAATTAGCCGAAGGAATCAGAGTATTATTAGTGGAAGATAACTCTGTTAATCAAAAAGTAGCCTCGCTTTGGTTAGAAGCAGAAGGCTGTATCGTGCGCATTGCCAACAATGGACAAGAAGCCTTAGATATTTTTGAAGAAAATCTGTTCGACATCATTTTGATGGACATACAAATGCCCATCATGGACGGGATTACGGCAACACAAATTCTAAAAAAACGGTATCAAAACCTGCCTCCAATTATTGCAGTAAGTGCCAATGCCTTAGATGGCGATAAGGAACGTTATATAGCACAAGGCTTGGATGATTATTTGGCCAAACCAGTACAGTCTCATAACTTCTTGGGACTTATAGACAAATGGTTCAAAAACGAAAACTTCAAGCCTGAAAATACGACTAACAAGCCCGTAATAGATGAGGCCAAGAGTTGGAAAACTGCTCCTATTTTCAATCCAAATGCTTTAGCATTTGCGCTCAAAAGCCCTCAAAAAATCATGACATTAGAAATGCTATATGAATCGTTAGAAACAGATCTTACCACACTGATTAGTAATTCTTTACTGGCAGAGCAAACACACGATTCTGAGCAATGGCAACGTGAAATTCACACGATCAAAGGTCTGTGTGGGACAATGGGAGCTAGTCGTTTGCATGAGTTATGCAAACTCATCGACAAGCACCTAAAAGCTAAAGAAACCCCTTCTGCTAGTTTACTGCAACAGCACTTGGAAGAACAGTATCAGTTTTTAATGTTAGAGTTTAGAAAGTTTATAGAAAACGAAAAAGCCCAACCATAA
- the gcvH gene encoding glycine cleavage system protein GcvH, giving the protein MTIPQELQYTADHEWIRVEGDVAYVGVTDFAQKELGDIVYVDITTEGQEVAQNHIFGTVEAVKTVSDLFLPVSGTILEVNPELTATPELVNSDPYGKGWMVKINLSDASQLDTLMSAEEYAKTIGA; this is encoded by the coding sequence ATGACAATTCCACAAGAATTACAGTACACCGCCGACCATGAGTGGATTCGCGTAGAAGGTGATGTTGCTTACGTTGGTGTTACCGATTTCGCTCAAAAAGAATTGGGTGATATTGTGTACGTGGACATTACCACAGAAGGCCAAGAAGTGGCTCAAAATCACATTTTCGGAACAGTTGAAGCCGTAAAAACAGTTTCTGATTTGTTTTTGCCTGTGTCAGGAACAATTTTGGAAGTGAATCCAGAGCTTACAGCTACGCCCGAATTGGTGAACTCTGACCCTTACGGCAAAGGCTGGATGGTAAAAATCAATCTTTCGGACGCTTCGCAACTCGATACGTTGATGTCGGCGGAAGAATACGCTAAAACCATTGGCGCGTAA
- the atpD gene encoding F0F1 ATP synthase subunit beta, which translates to MANIGKITQVIGPVVDVSFAGEGSKLPKILDALVITKENGQKIVLECQQHLGEDRVRTIAMDSSEGLMRGMEVVDLGAPIQMPIGEDIKGRLFNVVGEAIDGIAQPKGDKSLPIHRSAPRFEDLSSSEEVLFTGIKVIDLLEPYVKGGKIGLFGGAGVGKTVLIQELINNIAKAYEGLSVFAGVGERTREGNDLLREMIEAGIVRYGEEFKHSMEEGGWDLSKVDMNALQQSQATFIFGQMNEPPGARARVALSGLTVAEYFRDGDGQGQGRDILFFIDNIFRFTQAGSEVSALLGRMPSAVGYQPTLATEMGAMQERIASTKRGSITSVQAVYVPADDLTDPAPATTFAHLDATTVLSRKIAELGIYPAVDPLDSTSRILNPGVLGAEHYNCAQRVKELLQRYKELQDIIAILGMDELSEDDKLTVHRARRVQRFLSQPFHVAEQFTGLKGALVDIKDTIKGFNMIMDGKYDHLPEAAFNLVGGIEEAIAKGERLMAEAK; encoded by the coding sequence ATGGCAAACATTGGCAAAATTACACAGGTGATTGGCCCGGTGGTGGACGTAAGTTTCGCTGGCGAGGGTTCAAAACTTCCTAAAATCCTTGACGCTCTCGTGATTACTAAAGAGAATGGTCAAAAAATCGTACTTGAATGTCAGCAACACTTAGGCGAAGACCGTGTTCGTACTATCGCAATGGACAGCTCTGAAGGCTTAATGCGCGGCATGGAAGTAGTGGATTTGGGAGCACCTATTCAGATGCCAATCGGCGAAGATATCAAAGGCCGTTTGTTCAACGTAGTTGGCGAAGCTATTGACGGTATCGCCCAACCAAAAGGAGATAAGAGTTTACCAATTCACCGTTCAGCACCTCGTTTTGAAGACCTTTCTTCTTCTGAAGAGGTACTTTTTACAGGTATCAAAGTAATCGACTTGCTTGAGCCTTATGTAAAAGGTGGTAAAATTGGTTTGTTCGGTGGTGCTGGTGTAGGCAAAACCGTTCTTATCCAAGAGCTTATCAACAATATTGCAAAGGCTTATGAAGGTTTGTCTGTGTTTGCGGGTGTAGGCGAGCGTACTCGCGAAGGTAATGACCTTTTGCGCGAGATGATTGAAGCTGGTATCGTTAGATACGGAGAGGAATTCAAACACTCAATGGAAGAAGGTGGTTGGGATTTGAGCAAAGTAGATATGAATGCTTTGCAACAGTCGCAAGCTACATTTATCTTCGGTCAGATGAACGAACCTCCAGGAGCACGTGCTCGTGTAGCTTTGTCTGGTCTTACAGTAGCCGAATACTTCCGCGATGGTGACGGACAAGGTCAAGGTCGCGACATTCTTTTCTTTATTGATAATATTTTCCGTTTCACACAAGCAGGTTCTGAAGTATCAGCCCTTTTGGGTCGTATGCCTTCAGCGGTAGGTTACCAACCAACACTTGCTACGGAAATGGGTGCGATGCAAGAGCGTATCGCTTCTACAAAACGTGGTTCTATCACTTCAGTACAGGCCGTTTACGTTCCTGCCGATGACTTGACTGACCCTGCTCCAGCGACAACATTCGCTCACTTGGACGCAACCACAGTACTTTCTCGTAAAATCGCTGAGTTGGGTATTTACCCTGCGGTAGATCCATTGGATTCTACTTCACGTATCCTTAACCCTGGCGTTTTGGGTGCGGAACACTACAACTGTGCGCAACGTGTGAAAGAACTTTTGCAACGTTACAAAGAATTACAAGACATTATCGCCATCTTGGGTATGGACGAATTGTCTGAAGATGATAAATTGACTGTACACCGCGCACGTCGTGTTCAACGTTTCTTGTCTCAACCATTCCACGTGGCCGAGCAATTTACAGGTTTGAAAGGCGCGTTGGTTGATATTAAAGATACTATCAAAGGCTTTAATATGATTATGGATGGCAAATATGACCACTTGCCAGAAGCTGCCTTCAACTTGGTTGGTGGCATCGAAGAAGCCATCGCAAAAGGTGAAAGATTGATGGCTGAAGCTAAATAA
- a CDS encoding type 1 glutamine amidotransferase domain-containing protein → MKNNVSMLMNSLLVVAFLVSASVLGMAQTSKAKKMTKSSKKILFVVTSHDKKGSTGQPTGYYLGEVSHPWEVLHEAGYEIDFVSPKGGKAPVDGFDLKDATNQKFWENAKYHAKVENTLTPAQVKPSEYAAIFFAGGHGAVWDFPQNEELAKIAAQIYENQGVVSAVCHGPAALVGIKLSNGKYLVEGKKINAFTNEEETAVGLADVVPFLLESKLIERGAKFEKSGLWQPHVVADQRVITGQNPASAKGVGEALLKELSK, encoded by the coding sequence ATGAAAAATAATGTATCTATGCTAATGAACAGCCTTTTAGTCGTAGCCTTCTTGGTTTCGGCTTCGGTGTTGGGCATGGCGCAAACTTCAAAAGCTAAAAAAATGACAAAGTCATCAAAAAAAATCTTGTTTGTGGTCACCAGCCACGACAAAAAAGGCAGTACAGGCCAGCCAACAGGCTATTATTTGGGCGAAGTGTCACACCCTTGGGAAGTGCTGCATGAGGCGGGTTACGAAATTGATTTTGTAAGTCCGAAAGGCGGCAAAGCTCCCGTAGATGGTTTTGATTTGAAAGATGCCACCAACCAAAAATTCTGGGAAAATGCGAAATATCATGCCAAAGTAGAAAATACGCTTACACCTGCGCAAGTGAAACCGTCGGAATATGCGGCCATCTTTTTTGCTGGTGGGCATGGGGCTGTTTGGGATTTTCCACAAAATGAAGAACTTGCCAAGATTGCCGCACAAATTTATGAAAATCAAGGGGTTGTAAGTGCTGTGTGTCATGGCCCTGCCGCTTTGGTGGGCATTAAATTGAGCAATGGAAAATATTTGGTAGAAGGTAAAAAGATAAACGCTTTTACCAACGAAGAAGAAACGGCTGTTGGGCTTGCCGACGTTGTGCCGTTTTTGTTGGAGTCCAAACTCATCGAACGCGGTGCGAAATTCGAGAAGTCAGGACTTTGGCAACCGCACGTAGTGGCCGATCAACGCGTTATTACTGGCCAAAATCCCGCATCGGCTAAAGGTGTAGGCGAGGCACTGCTCAAAGAATTGAGTAAATAA
- the dapA gene encoding 4-hydroxy-tetrahydrodipicolinate synthase — MANNLFQGTGVALITPFNPDGSVSYEQLAQVLDFTGKHVDYWVVLGTTGETATLTTAEKKQVLKFAKENNTYKRPIVFGIGGNNTHEVLETIADTDFEGVSAILSVSPYYNKPSQEGIYQHYIAIAEASPVPVILYNVPGRTMSNMTAATTLRLAQHPNIIGIKEASGNLEQCMNIARNKPADFFLTSGDDMLAVPMMTFGGCGVISVLANAYPRHFCQMVNAGLAGDYTKAGQMLLDYLDVNPLMYEESNPVGVKAAAALQGVGSEMVRMPLLPATESLKARIKAGATPLL; from the coding sequence ATGGCAAATAACTTATTTCAGGGCACAGGCGTAGCCCTTATTACGCCTTTTAATCCTGATGGCTCGGTGAGCTACGAGCAACTGGCTCAAGTGCTTGATTTTACAGGCAAACACGTGGACTATTGGGTTGTGTTGGGGACAACTGGCGAGACGGCTACCCTGACAACCGCCGAGAAAAAGCAGGTTTTGAAATTTGCGAAAGAAAATAATACATACAAAAGACCCATTGTATTCGGTATTGGTGGTAACAATACGCACGAGGTTTTAGAAACCATTGCCGATACTGATTTTGAAGGTGTTAGCGCAATACTTTCGGTAAGTCCTTATTACAACAAACCTTCGCAAGAAGGCATTTACCAACATTATATTGCCATTGCGGAGGCAAGTCCCGTGCCCGTAATTTTGTACAATGTGCCTGGCCGCACCATGTCCAACATGACGGCAGCCACTACCTTGCGTTTGGCGCAACATCCCAATATTATAGGTATTAAGGAGGCTTCAGGCAATTTGGAACAGTGCATGAATATTGCCCGCAACAAACCCGCTGACTTCTTCCTTACTTCGGGCGACGATATGTTGGCCGTTCCGATGATGACGTTTGGGGGCTGTGGTGTAATTTCGGTGTTGGCCAATGCTTATCCGCGTCATTTCTGCCAAATGGTCAATGCTGGTTTGGCTGGCGACTATACGAAAGCAGGCCAAATGTTGTTGGATTATTTGGACGTGAATCCGCTTATGTACGAAGAAAGTAATCCAGTAGGCGTGAAAGCAGCCGCAGCTTTGCAAGGTGTTGGTTCTGAAATGGTTCGTATGCCGCTTTTGCCTGCCACAGAGTCGTTAAAGGCACGTATTAAAGCTGGTGCAACACCATTATTATAA
- a CDS encoding D-glycero-alpha-D-manno-heptose-1,7-bisphosphate 7-phosphatase: protein MANKAVFLDRDGILNVEIGDYVYRNEDFVVVPRAPEALRRLKDAGYILVVVTNQGGIAKGLYTAQEVWQFHQVLQDVSGNALDALYYSPYHDTTSKSLMRKPDSLMFERAIARFDIDPAQSWIVGDAERDLLAGHKVGVKGILVPSHKEQNSTYAQCIAADLYEATDFILSQEKK, encoded by the coding sequence ATGGCAAATAAGGCTGTTTTCTTAGACCGTGATGGTATTCTAAATGTCGAGATTGGAGACTATGTATATCGTAATGAGGATTTTGTGGTAGTGCCGCGTGCACCAGAGGCTCTGCGTCGCCTCAAAGACGCGGGTTATATATTGGTGGTGGTTACCAATCAAGGGGGTATCGCCAAAGGCTTATATACGGCACAGGAAGTATGGCAATTTCATCAGGTTTTACAAGATGTTTCGGGCAATGCGCTTGATGCTTTGTATTATTCGCCATACCACGACACGACCTCTAAGTCGCTGATGCGCAAGCCTGATTCGTTGATGTTTGAGCGAGCCATCGCCCGTTTTGACATAGACCCCGCCCAATCGTGGATCGTGGGCGATGCCGAACGCGATTTGTTGGCAGGCCACAAAGTAGGCGTAAAAGGGATTTTAGTTCCTTCGCACAAAGAACAAAACTCGACGTATGCCCAGTGCATCGCCGCCGATTTGTACGAGGCTACCGACTTTATTTTGAGTCAAGAAAAAAAGTAA
- a CDS encoding Crp/Fnr family transcriptional regulator, which yields MSELFRQHIEKIVPLTDQEFALVSSFFVKKKLKKHQFLVQAGELAPYDFWVEKGLLRAYLLEENGKEQILQFAMEDWWITDYQAHFSAQPATLNVDCLEDCQVLCISQEDKDRLCAQLQKFEHFFRKKSNAGYVALQKRILSLLTDQAHERYQQFLSLYPSIIQRVPKKYIASYLGVSRETLSRLSG from the coding sequence ATGAGTGAGTTGTTTCGCCAGCATATCGAAAAGATTGTGCCGCTCACCGACCAAGAATTTGCGTTGGTGAGTTCATTTTTTGTAAAGAAAAAACTAAAAAAGCATCAGTTTTTGGTGCAGGCTGGCGAGCTTGCTCCCTACGATTTTTGGGTGGAAAAAGGCTTGTTGCGGGCGTATCTGCTCGAAGAAAACGGCAAAGAACAAATCTTGCAATTTGCCATGGAAGATTGGTGGATTACGGATTATCAGGCTCATTTTTCGGCACAACCCGCCACGCTCAACGTGGACTGCTTGGAAGACTGCCAAGTGTTGTGCATTTCGCAGGAAGACAAAGACCGACTTTGTGCACAATTGCAAAAATTCGAACATTTTTTTCGGAAGAAATCAAACGCGGGTTATGTGGCTTTGCAGAAACGAATTTTGTCGCTTCTGACCGACCAAGCCCATGAGCGTTATCAGCAGTTTTTGTCTTTGTATCCATCTATTATTCAGCGAGTTCCCAAAAAATATATAGCCTCGTATTTGGGTGTTTCGCGCGAGACGCTGAGCCGCTTGTCGGGCTAA
- the atpC gene encoding ATP synthase F1 subunit epsilon: MFLEIVTPDRKVFEGEVISAQFPGGDGLFEVLENHAPMISALGKGKITIKGGQSDKTFTVEGGVVEVLKNKVTVLAEAAL, from the coding sequence ATGTTTTTAGAAATAGTTACCCCAGACCGTAAGGTATTTGAAGGCGAGGTTATTTCTGCTCAATTTCCGGGTGGAGACGGCCTTTTTGAGGTATTAGAAAACCATGCTCCTATGATTAGTGCTTTAGGAAAAGGTAAAATTACTATCAAAGGTGGCCAATCAGACAAGACATTTACCGTAGAAGGTGGTGTAGTGGAGGTTTTGAAGAATAAAGTAACGGTGTTAGCCGAAGCTGCGTTATAA
- a CDS encoding DUF6913 domain-containing protein: protein MQFIKDFFLNFRNKSLAKRAKAIARRTADFRQAKRIGILFNLPQNAAHQALNSFVAELAAEGKQIQTLCYFEAQHQNPYQFKFDFFTQKDIALTGEVKAKEVEQFIAQPFDFLFCIQQQPRPELDYVLLQSKALCRVGVFDENRTNCFELMVKASAQDSLQNIINTMLSYTKALTNNGK from the coding sequence GTGCAATTTATCAAAGACTTTTTTTTGAATTTCCGCAACAAATCGCTGGCCAAACGCGCAAAAGCGATAGCCAGACGCACTGCTGATTTTCGGCAGGCCAAACGCATCGGAATTTTGTTTAACCTGCCACAAAATGCAGCACATCAGGCACTTAATAGTTTTGTGGCGGAGCTTGCCGCCGAAGGTAAGCAAATCCAAACGCTTTGTTATTTTGAGGCGCAGCACCAAAATCCTTATCAATTTAAGTTCGATTTTTTTACGCAAAAAGACATTGCTCTTACGGGCGAAGTAAAGGCCAAAGAAGTAGAACAATTTATTGCACAGCCTTTCGATTTTTTGTTTTGCATTCAGCAACAGCCGCGCCCCGAACTGGATTATGTTTTGTTGCAAAGCAAGGCCCTGTGTCGGGTGGGCGTTTTTGACGAAAATAGAACCAATTGTTTTGAGTTGATGGTAAAAGCATCGGCGCAAGACTCTTTACAAAATATTATTAATACAATGTTAAGTTACACCAAAGCACTTACGAACAATGGCAAATAA
- the gldJ gene encoding gliding motility lipoprotein GldJ gives MKKRIHILQGASYLLAGMMLFSACSKQKPTSVNPGSKSTATGLEYGQSEGDEGFVVNEYKGQPPAPGMIYIEGGRTVLGSSEEDVMYARDNVERTVTIQSFFMDETEIANIHWLEYMHYLKTDSAQDPGIWERARPDTTVWVKELSFNDPYRDHYLRYPGFRYYPVVGVSWNQANDYCRWRTSVVNQKLAEDAGFSTGGGGAPAAAGGAAPAGGERIPLESGVVVPDYRLPSEAEWEYAAQALIGTQYNDENQTHKRLYPWDGHAVRNPYGKAMGTMLANFKRGRGDYAGIAGKLNDGAMITAQVYEYPPNDFGLYNMAGNVNEWVLDVYRPLSFQDFEDLNPMRRNEYRDEVKPYDPKNSLIGQFTMSKGATNADPRSMSLGAENVHPRVYKGGSWADTPYWCSPGNRRFWAQDSSSSTIGFRCAMIQAGRNY, from the coding sequence ATGAAGAAAAGAATTCACATTTTGCAAGGCGCGTCGTACTTGTTAGCAGGTATGATGTTGTTCTCTGCTTGTTCTAAACAAAAGCCCACAAGTGTGAATCCGGGTTCTAAAAGTACCGCCACTGGCTTAGAATACGGCCAAAGCGAAGGCGATGAAGGCTTCGTGGTGAACGAGTACAAAGGCCAACCGCCAGCTCCCGGTATGATTTATATTGAGGGTGGTCGCACTGTGTTAGGTTCTTCTGAAGAGGACGTAATGTACGCACGCGACAACGTCGAAAGAACTGTTACTATTCAATCGTTCTTCATGGACGAAACAGAAATCGCCAATATCCACTGGTTGGAATATATGCACTATCTGAAAACGGACTCTGCACAAGACCCAGGTATTTGGGAACGTGCTCGCCCTGACACTACTGTTTGGGTAAAAGAGCTTTCGTTTAACGATCCTTACCGTGATCACTATTTGCGTTACCCAGGTTTCCGTTACTACCCAGTAGTAGGTGTTTCTTGGAATCAGGCGAATGATTATTGCCGTTGGCGTACAAGCGTTGTAAACCAAAAATTGGCTGAAGACGCAGGTTTCTCAACAGGTGGTGGTGGTGCTCCAGCAGCAGCAGGTGGCGCAGCCCCAGCAGGTGGCGAACGTATTCCTTTGGAATCTGGTGTAGTTGTTCCTGATTATCGTCTTCCTTCTGAAGCTGAGTGGGAATATGCAGCGCAAGCCCTTATCGGTACGCAGTATAACGACGAAAATCAAACTCACAAACGTCTTTATCCTTGGGACGGACACGCAGTTCGTAACCCTTATGGAAAAGCAATGGGTACAATGCTTGCTAACTTCAAACGCGGACGTGGTGACTATGCTGGTATCGCTGGCAAACTAAATGACGGCGCGATGATTACGGCACAAGTTTATGAATACCCTCCGAATGATTTCGGTTTGTATAACATGGCTGGTAACGTAAATGAATGGGTACTTGACGTTTATCGCCCATTGTCTTTCCAAGACTTTGAAGATTTGAACCCAATGCGTCGTAACGAATACCGCGATGAAGTAAAACCTTATGACCCTAAAAACTCGCTTATTGGCCAGTTCACAATGTCTAAAGGTGCTACTAACGCAGACCCAAGAAGTATGTCTCTTGGTGCTGAAAATGTTCACCCGCGTGTTTACAAAGGTGGTTCTTGGGCTGATACTCCTTACTGGTGTTCTCCTGGTAACCGTCGCTTCTGGGCACAAGATTCGTCAAGCTCAACAATCGGTTTCCGTTGCGCGATGATCCAAGCTGGACGTAACTACTAA